In one window of Ptiloglossa arizonensis isolate GNS036 chromosome 5, iyPtiAriz1_principal, whole genome shotgun sequence DNA:
- the LOC143146846 gene encoding acyl-CoA synthetase short-chain family member 3, mitochondrial — translation MLQLNADFHNPESQNSKEEKNTFQSLVNNSMCQKTVESDYIVSPHYVRCPAYDEAHRDSLENPEKFWGEVAQCVDWSKPWTKVLDNSRPPFTKWFIGGELNACYNAVDRHVLAGNGNKTALIHDSPQISTIRRVTYNELLEKASLLAGALADMGVRKGDVVIIYMPLIPETIIAILATTRLGAIHSIVFGGFASKELATRIDHAKPKVIIAASCGLEPSKIIQYTVMLNGALNMISVKKPQCIVFQRRNIWQSPLLENQHDWDDVMKRARPHPCQPVEANEPLYIIYTSGTTGQPKGILRTIGGHLVAACWTMKTVYGMDKDSVWWVASDMGWVVGHSYICYGPLVYGATSVMYEGKPDRTPDAAQYFRIIEQHSVSALFCVPTALRVIRRADAELTLGRKYSTKSLKSVFVAGEFCDYETKIWAEKAFKVPILNNWWQSETGHPITALCLGYGHNASLPKNSTGVPIPGYHIDILRDDGTKAEARELGRIVIKLPLPPGCVSTLYQADQRFKETYFSAHPGYYDTMDVGYKDEFEYIYVMSRDDDVINVAGHRLSTAALEDVIMAHPDVIDAAVVGVPDPTKGEVPLCLYIMKPEATKNEEQINEELVSRVRALIGPIASFRTAAAVRALPRTRSGKIIRKSIATLARSKLVKISSTIEDVSVYREIKEVLQKLGYAKLAPDPQ, via the exons ATGCTGCAATTGAACGCAGACTTTCACAACCCTGAATCCCAGAActcaaaagaagaaaagaacacCTTCCAATCGCTCGTCAACAACTCGATGTGCCAAAAAACCGTTGAATCCG ATTATATCGTTAGTCCTCATTACGTCCGTTGTCCTGCGTACGATGAGGCTCATAGGGATTCTTTGGAGAATCCAGAAAAGTTCTGGGGCGAAGTGGCGCAGTGTGTCGACTGGAGCAAACCTTGGACTAAGGTTTTGGATAATTCCCGACCACCGTTTACGAAAtg GTTCATTGGCGGGGAATTGAACGCTTGTTACAACGCAGTGGATCGGCACGTTCTTGCAGGAAACGGAAACAAAACGGCGCTGATCCACGATAGCCCTCAAATATCAACAATTCGACGAGTAACTTACAACGAATTGCTGGAGAAGGCATCCTTGTTAGCTGGCGCGTTAGCTGATATGGGCGTCCGTAAAGGCGACGTAGTGATCATCTACATGCCGCTGATTCCAGAAACCATAATAGCGATTTTAGCAACGACCCGTCTTGGCGCCATTCACTCGATAGTATTTGGCG GGTTCGCCTCGAAGGAATTAGCCACCAGGATAGACCACGCGAAACCAAAGGTGATCATTGCGGCTAGCTGCGGCTTGGAACCGTCCAAGATCATTCA GTATACCGTGATGCTGAACGGCGCACTGAACATGATTTCTGTAAAAAAACCACAGTGCATCGTATTTCAGAGGAGGAATATATGGCAGAGTCCACTTCTAGAGAATCAACACGACTGGGACGACGTGATGAAAAGGGCGCGACCGCATCCTTGTCAACCGGTCGAAGCAAACGAgcctttatatattatatatacatccgGAACGACAG GTCAGCCGAAAGGGATTCTGAGAACGATCGGTGGACATCTGGTAGCCGCTTGCTGGACGATGAAAACAGTTTATGGTATGGACAAGGATTCCGTTTGGTGGGTGGCCTCCGATATGGGATGGGTCGTCGGCCACTCTTATATTTGTTACGGGCCTCTCGTCTACGGTGCGACCAGCGTGATGTACGAGGGCAAACCTGATAGGACACCAGACGCGGCCCAATACTTCAG AATAATAGAACAGCACAGTGTGAGCGCATTGTTCTGCGTTCCCACCGCACTTCGAGTGATAAGACGTGCAGACGCTGAGCTGACATTGGGtcgaaaatattcaacgaaatC TTTGAAGTCTGTATTCGTGGCTGGTGAGTTCTGCGACTACGAGACGAAAATCTGGGCGGAGAAAGCGTTCAAAGTACCGATTTTAAACAATTGGTGGCAATCAGAAACCGGTCATCCTATCACAGCGTTGTGTTTGGGATATGGTCACAATGCCAGTTTACCCAAAAACAGCACCGGTGTTCCGATTCCTGGTTACCACA TTGATATTTTACGAGACGATGGTACCAAGGCCGAGGCTCGCGAATTGGGCAGAATCGTTATAAAGTTACCATTACCGCCCGGTTGCGTATCAACTCTTTACCAAGCTGACCAGAGATTCAAAGAGACCTACTTCTCGGCGCATCCA GGTTACTACGACACTATGGATGTTGGTTACAAAGACGAATTTGAATACATTTACGTGATGTCGCGCGATGACGATGTCATTAACGTTGCTGGTCACAGATTGTCTACCGCGGCTCTCGAGGACGTTATTATGGCACATCCTGACGTCATAGACGCCGCCGTAGTCGGTGTACCGGACCCAACAAAAGGAGAAGTACCTTTGTGCCTTTACATTATGAAACCAG aagcaacaaagaacgaagaacaaatcaACGAGGAACTGGTATCACGCGTGAGAGCTTTAATTGGACCCATAGCATCCTTTAGGACGGCCGCCGCTGTAAGGGCACTGCCTCGAACACGTTCAGGGAAGATAATCCGCAAATCTATTGCCACTTTGGCTCGTTCGAAGCTTGTTAAG ATTTCAAGTACAATAGAGGATGTTTCAGTGTACCGCGAAATAAAAGAAGTACTTCAGAAGCTCGGATACGCCAAATTAGCACCGGATCCTCAATGA